Genomic DNA from Hyperolius riggenbachi isolate aHypRig1 chromosome 10, aHypRig1.pri, whole genome shotgun sequence:
GTCCCGCTTCCTTACAGCAGCTGTGGgctgcaaagaggagaggggccACCAGGGAATATAAAAGAGGAAGCGGCTGTCAGCTCATAAGGTGACAGGAGTGGCGGTCACGGGGGGAGAGGGGCAAAAGGCCAGACCCGCAGCCCGGCGGAAAACggcccacggaccggcagtgggccacggcctggtagttggggactccTGATTATTAAACTACATATCTGTAGATTTGGTAAGTTTGTATCATCAAGATTGCATCACTGATGGGTACATTATCAACTTaatcctatctggacggatatttcCATCCAGATAGGTGCTGCTTAACTCTATCTGGAAGGATATTTCCATCCGGTGTTAAAGCAGTGGTGTGCGGCCCCGCGCACCCCAACGGTTTTCCGTTCTGGTGGTTGAGGAAGAAAAGGAAAGCTTCTCTGATCCaactgcagtgcctgtgatgaatggacatgaccccgatcagggaccatgtccattcataacaaAGAACAAGAatgaagtataaaaaaaaaataataaaaaaaataagactaAATGATAAACCAGGAGTGTTTCTACCGTCATCTAGTGGCTAAAAATTAAATTACacactacacattttttttgttaattaaaaatatacatattttttaataatttcaTTTCCAAAGCCCCCTTCCCGTCTACCCCAGTTACCAAGTaaataaattggaaaaaaaaaaaagtaaacaaaaaaaaatccataaatagtttccttaggTATGTATGAGGGTGCATAAGGGCTTACAACtgatgggacacaaaaaaaaaaaaaaaaaacagaaagaatACACCTTTAGCTCCACATGATATATTAACACCATACAATGtgctagggacaaaatttaaatgttgTGTTTAGAGatgcggcgaacggttcccgaaccattcgccggcgaacatctccaaatccctggggctcttactacttccgggtcgcactgacccggagtagcactcctgcgctgcccggcggagcgcgttctagatcgcgctcctgttgccgggcactttctgcgcgtgtgcgtgacgtcatgaatgacgtcacggtcatgcgcagagagtgcccggcaacaggagcgcgatctaggacgcgctcagccgggcagcgcaggcgtactactccgggtcagtgcgacccggaagtagtaagagctccagagatgttcgccgggcgaacagttcgccacatctctagttgtGTTAGCCGGGactaatgagcaaataaaattggtaggtgtaatgatctgctcagctgtctgcacaggcagacagctttttgaccattctttaggtttgagtgttgcaggtctctggaaaagagacctgtcttcattctgcaagtttcagaggtactgttctggtgaggaatttgcatccacttgtcatgcaaattgcttagcttcttcctttgatggcttgcagtataaataccatttcctcccagaattccctgctggtcatgatggtttgttcctgttaacttgcctggagtctcagccctctgctcattgttggtattattgctatcttagagtagttatcctttggAGTGCACTTGCATTCCTGCTAGCTTAGTGAGGttgttattatctgttttgctgtattctgtctttctgttgcgattgttctgtcgccagcggcggctgacagaaaatcgctctgtttgtttggatcgcattcaccctagcgttagaggtggtggatctctctgtattctgtcttggagtttaacctcggctgcggttgctgctggttactccttctgtctgtcttgttgtgcggatAGCActagctcttgcggaagagcagtggattccctcagtcctgttcctgtgtacggatcgcactcgctcttgcggaagagcagtggatcctatcttacttgttcctgttgtctgtttgtccggagcaaacgcttgctgttgcctgaggtaaggcaaccgattagcaagcgtttctgtcaTATGTTTGTTTATGTTTTCTGTGTTCAattgttagttagggttggcgtgttttgtctctgttgcgcttctcgtgcggagaccgcgccattaacgtgttttgtcgctgttgcgcttctcaTGCGGCGACCGCATTCAGGTagtgcgtttgttgttttccttggtgttctgatcattattgtttgctgtgtctttcttactatgtctatgctctgtctttactcagtcttgtgtcgctgctagcaatcgccattcttgcgattgctttcccacttggttttcgctgttgtgtgttcaccgtcgccgggtggcgactagattggtggacatacatacattctatctctgtgctcattcagtcttgtgtcgctgttagcaatcgccatttctTGCAATTGCTTTCCCactggtcttcactgttgtgtgttcaccgtcgccaggtggcgactagattggtggacatacatacattctgtctctgtgctcactctctttcactaggggctatcttgccctgtattgcttcccctcgtacaattcctgtctggcatctgtggcagtacagaggctttgttcctctgcactccacagctccatctgccggtgggaattccccctctacaggtgcactgcaccacagctgggttctgttattccggcgtttgtggaggatttttcgcagtcagcgcacgccttgtgcgctgaccacggagataattccacaatcattacagcaggttttatttatagtagcattgcttattttaaaactgtaggggatggaattggagaaatagtgtattttttactttttttgtgtaTTTCCCTAGAAAATGCATAGAACATAAAGtatttactgaaaacaagtatcgctcacaaaaagcttaagttgtggtgaaaaaaacaagatatagatcatttacatgtgatgagtagtgataaagttattggtgagtgAATGGCaggagcactgacaggggaaaagtgcttccgtcctgaaggtgaaaacacctgtaggctgaagtggttaaaggaaacacgaggtgaaaatacatttatgagattatcaattgtatctatcctgcttttcctaaaaatgacttttttagatatcccagttttattttatatttaaatctactttttaagtttttactgtttcattgcctTTGCTCAAGTATACATTCATTGAggtttgccagagctaaaatctatgaactattgaccctttctatctcttgtctgctttcagaagccatttactgcaagGAAAGTTGTTTGTGGTTGTAATACCTTATCAGTGAGGCTTACGcgatagtccgacccagtcctgacccggacagaaactgtcacttgcatacctgaattttaacactttcaggcaaagtaagaaaaaatagagcatagttatttgtttgcctggaactgtacatacacatgtctatctcataatgtcacccttgtgtatcctttaaggctTTATCCTTGTATGGATCACCTGAAGTGAGATAAGACATTTATGGGTAAAACTTTTCCCCCTTTCACGAATGCAGCTTTATACCTGTATGAGCCACCTGATGTCTGGCAAGACTGCTTTGATCactaaaatatttcccacactctaaacataaataaTGCTTATTCTTTGCATGGATCGCTTGATGTAGTATAAGAGACCTCCTATGAGTAAAACATCTGCCACATTCTAAACACGAAAAGGGCTTTTCCCCTGTATGAGTCATCTGATGTGAGGTAAGGTGGATTCTCTGCGTGAAAGATTTTCCACATTCagaacatgaatacggcttctccccTGTATGAATCTTCATATGTGAGATAAGACTGCCCCTCtgagaaaaacatttcccacatactGGACATGGGAAAGGCTTCTCCCCCGTATGAGTTCTGTAATGTCTTGTAAGTTTTGATCTTACAGGaaagcatttcccacattctTCGCATGAATATGTATTGTTGCCTTTATGAGTCTTCTGATGGGAAATTAAGTCTACCTTTTGTAGAAAATattccccacactcagaacaagggaACATGTCACCTCCCCTGTGAGCTGTAGTTGTGACAGAATGGGAGTGATCAGGAAAATGGTTCCCATAGGTAGAGATATCACATGACAGGTTCTCACTGGGATGAGCTGTACAGAGATTTGGACCAATGGGGTTTTCTTCTAAAGGTTCAGATGTGATGTCATCATCTTCTGCTTCTTCATCTGGAGAGGTAATAAGATGTCCATGTGACTCATTCCTCTTGTGTCCATCTGGATGAAACAAAATATGAAAATTCATTTTACAGTGCAACCTGGAATTATGTCAATCGAACTGAGTCAAATGTACTGTTTGTTACTCACCAGCACTAATATCTGCTGAAATTACCTCTTCTTTAACATGTCCAACTCCCTCCTCCTCAACTGTGAACTCTGCCCAAGTTACTCTGGTCTCTGTGAATAAAGATGAGAATGATGCACCTTGTACTAAGATACATACAAATACAAAACATATAATAATGGTAATACATATAAAATGGTGTAAGGAGGATAGCCAAAGTTTAACATTGTCTTTATGGCTTTGACTCCTCCACTAGGGGATGACttccacactgagcacacactatCTCCCAATTACTTCAAAATAAAGGCTGATgtatcctgactcccccactggccacatactgtctccccattacttctaataggggctgatgtctcctgactcccccactggccacatactgtctccccattacttctaataggggctgatgtctcctgactcccccacaggccacatactgtctccccattacttctaataggggctgatgtctcctgtcttccccactgggcacatactgtctcccattacttctaatagggactGATATCTCCTGactccccactgggcacatactgtctccacattacttctaataggggctgatgtctcctgactcccccacagggcacatactgtctccacattacttctaatagggactGACATCTCCTGACTCCCCACAGGGCACTTACTATCtcctcattacttctaataggggctgatgtctcctgactcctccactggccacatactgtctccccattacttctaataggggctgatgtctcccgactcccccactggccacatactgtctccccatcacTTCTAATA
This window encodes:
- the LOC137534284 gene encoding gastrula zinc finger protein XlCGF53.1-like; translation: MEDGNGVTERLLNLTLEIVYLLTGENYIVFKLSECLVASNLRKVLNPMIEPPSLSLGKNKTMEEVTSQIIELLTRKVPISCQDVSVCVPVEECSEPYRTRYNNAMMENQPSFPSPDPFHARNSPERYASTLHSQNATEEDPGITADYQDENLAKVEVKEEEEVIYMWADKPCKKHAIRPQISTETRVTWAEFTVEEEGVGHVKEEVISADISADGHKRNESHGHLITSPDEEAEDDDITSEPLEENPIGPNLCTAHPSENLSCDISTYGNHFPDHSHSVTTTAHRGGDMFPCSECGEYFLQKVDLISHQKTHKGNNTYSCEECGKCFPVRSKLTRHYRTHTGEKPFPCPVCGKCFSQRGSLISHMKIHTGEKPYSCSECGKSFTQRIHLTSHQMTHTGEKPFSCLECGRCFTHRRSLILHQAIHAKNKHYLCLECGKYFSDQSSLARHQVAHTGIKLHS